The genome window GGTCGACCACCCGGGCGGCGATGAAATCCTCGGGACCCTTGAGCAGCATCATCGGGGCCGGGCTCACAGTGCGCCAGTCTGCTCCGGAACTCGTGGATCGTCGGCTTCGACTCGGTGCGGGCATGGTTGCCATCCTATCCGCCACCGCCCGCCGGCCGGGTGCCGGAGACCTCTGGCGCGCGGGCCCCGGTGAGGGTGGGCACCAGCTCCCCGTCCCGCAAGGACACCACCGTGGTCCCGTGCTGGTCGGTGCGGATCACCGGCCCGTGCCGCTCCAGCTCTCCGATGACCGAGGGGTGCGGGTGGCCATAGCCATTGTCCCGGCCGACCTGCACCACGGACAGCGCCGGGTCCACAGCCCGCACCACGTCCAGGCCCCCGTTGCGGGCACCGTGGTGGGCCACCTTGAGCACGTCCACGGCCTCCGGCAGCACGTCCTGGCCCAGCAGTGCTCGGCTGGCCTCCTCCTCCATGTCCCCCGTCAACAGCACGGTGTAGTCACCCTCAGGGGTGTGCACGGTGGCGGTCATCTGCAGCGAGGCATCGTTCTCGTTGCCCGCCTCCGGGTCCGCTTCCAGCACGGTCCAGTCCACCCAGTATCCCGACGCCGGCCGGTCGCCGGCCCGGCCCGTCTCCCCGGGGACCGGCTGCCGGGCACCGGCGGGGACGCCCGGGCCGGGCGTCGACTCCATCGTCGAGTACAAGACCTCGATGGGGCTGCAGCAACCAACGATGTCCGCTGCGGCCCCGGCATGGTCCTGGTGCAGATGGGACAGCACCAAGAGGTCCACCCGGTCCACCCCGATCAGGTCCAGGCAGGTGGTCGCCGCGGCAGGGTCCGGCCCCGTGTCCACCACCATGGCGGCCCGTTCCCCCGTCCGCAGCACGAGCATGTCCCCCTGGCCGACATCACAGGCAGCCAGGGACCAGTCGTCCGGCAGGGATCCGGAGGGCGGCGCGATGACCAGTCCGAGCTGACTGCCGGCGGCCGCGCAGACCGTGGTCCACGCCGCGGCGAGAGACCAGCGGAGCTGGCCGACCGGGGCCGGGCGTGGCCTGCCGTGCACACCGAGGCGCCGGACCCGGGCCGGACGACTGCGTTCCCACCGCATCAGCAGCCACAGGAGGGCGAGGGCGGCGGCCACGTGCATCGACACGAGGCCTGCGCCCAGGGGCCCCTCCGGCCACGCATGGAGCGCGCCCGGCCAGCCGGAGACCTCGGAGGCGATCCAACCGATCCCGGCGGCGGGCCAGCCCACCACCCAGAAGACCGCGGCGGCGAGTCCGGGCCACGGCACGGCCAGGGCGGCGGCGAAGGTGCCGGGCACGGTGACGAACGGGACGAGCGGCGCCGCCAGCAGGTTGGCCGGCACCGAGTAGGCACTGAACTCGCCGGTCATTCCGACGAGGATGGGCTGGCAGGCGACCTGCGCCGTGACGGTCACGGCGAGGGCGGCGCTCAGGATCCCAGCCACGGGACCCGGGAGCACGCGGCGGAGGACGGCGGTGAGCCACTGCTCCACCGGACGGGCCGCCAGCACGATGCCGGCCGTGGCCGCCAGAGAGAGCTGGAAGGCCGGTTCCCCGGCGAGTCCGGGTTGCCAGCACAGCAGCACGCAGGCTGCCAGGCACAACAGGGGCAAGGCCTGGCGGCCCCGGCCGAAGAACACGGCCCACGCCCCGAGGGCCCCCATCACGGCGGCTCGGATCACCGAGGGCTCGGGGCCCACGACGATCACGAAGACGACCAGCACCCCGAGGACCGCACCGAGCACGACCGGGCGGCGGACCCGCACCGACCTCAACGCCATGGTGACGGCGCCGGCGATCAGCGTACAGTTCGCCCCACTGACGGCTGAAAGGTGACTGAGGCCAGACGTCTTCATGGACTCGTCCAGCGCCGGCTCCTGCGCGGACCGATCGCCCAGGATCAACCCGGGCAGCAACTGCGGCGCCGTGCCGACAGTCCCGGCAGCGGCCTGCTGCACGGCCGCTCGGACGATATCCCGTCCCGTGGGCGCTCCGTCCAGGCCTGGCACCCCGGTGTCATCGGAGCAGGATCCGGCCTGCGGCGCGGTGGAGGCCCGGGCGAACACCGTGCCCCGCTCGGCCTCCGGCGACGCGGTGAAACAGACCGCCGCGCCAGACTCCATCCCCTCCCAGTGACTTCCACCGGACACCACCACCTCCGCACCGCCCGGAATCTCACGGGACGGGTGCCCGAACGCCTGCACGGCCACCGTGAGGTGCCAGCTGTCGCCGAACGTCCCGGTACGCAGGACCGCCGGCCCGGCGGCTTCGCCCGACAGCCGCAACGGCCGTTCGGCGGCCACCGCATCCTCCCAGCCCGAGTCGCGGACCGGTGCACGATCGCCCACGGCCTGGACGGCGGCGACGGCCGCGATCCACAGGGCAATGGCGGCCAGGGCCGTGATGGCGATGGTTCGGCCGTGGCGACGGGCCGGGTGTCGGGCCGGGGCCTCCCCCGGTCTAAGACCCTGATCCGGAATCTGAGCCTGACCCTGACCAGTGGCCTGGCCCTGGCCCTGACCCTGACCCTGACCCTGACCCTGACCAGAGGATGCCCACATCATCAGGCCGGTGGCCACGAGCGCCGAGAACGCCAGCACCCACGGCAGCACGAGGGCGGCGTCGTAGGGAATCTGCGGTATCGCCAGACAGACCGCCAGGGTCAGCACCACGGCGGGGACCAACCGGAGGTCGACGGCCGCCGGAACGCTGCCCCGGGCCTGGACCATCACCAGGTGACCAGGCCGTCCAGGCGCTCCATCATGGCCGGTCCGATCCCTGACACGGCGTCCAGATCCTCCAGGGAGCCGAACGGCCCCACCTGATCCCGGTGCTCGACGATGCGTCCGGCCAGGGCCGGGCCGATGCCGGGCAGCTGCTCGAGGGCCGTGACATCCGAAGTGTTCAGGTTGACGGCTCCCGCGGCCTCCGGACCGACGCCTGAACCACCGTTCGCCCCTTCACCGGGGAGAGGAACGCCGGCCCCGGCCGCCCCGGCCGCTCCCCCGGCCAGACCGTCCGGGCCGGGCACGAGGATCTGACTGCCGTCCACGGCGGGGGCGGCCAGGTTCAGCAGGTCCAGCGCGGCGTCGACGGTGGGACCCCCGGCGGCCTGCAGGGCATCGTCGACGCGGGCGCCGGCCGGCAGGCCCACGAGGCCGGGGTCCTGGACCTCCCCGGCCACATGGACGGTGACGGTTTCCTCGGTTCCAGCCCGTCCGGCGTCGGACCCAGATGACGACGCGCGATCCTCGGTGCCCTGGCCCGGTGGCGCAGTTGCGCCCGGACTGGCAGCACCTGCCGCCGGACCGGGAGGAGCGGGGTCAGCCGAGCCTGGCGGGGAGTCCTCCACGGAGGTCGCCACGGGAGCACCCGGACCACCCGGTCCGGCCGGTGATGTCAGCCAGCCGACCGCCCACCACGTCCCCGCGACGACAGCCAGGAGCAGCACCGCCGAACGGACCACGCGGGTTCGCCACAGGGGCGCCGGCGGCGGTGGTTCCTCCCAGTCGTCCTCATCCGGATCACTGAGCGGGTGGTTGTGGCGTCCCATGGGTTCCACCCTGACCGCCGGCGGGTGGGCCCGGCAGAGACAGGGCCGGCCGCTGGGGACGGCTCGCGGCTAGTGGTGTCGCTGTGCAGGAGCCATCGGGTTGAGCGTGACCCCCAGGACACCCAGGCCCAGATGGGCGGCCAGCACGGCCGGGAGACGGATGACCGGCACCGGCATGGCGGAGAGGCCCTGCAACCGTCCGGCGAGCTCGTGGGCGGCGGGCTCGTTGCCGAACCCGTGGACGGCGATCCGCTCGCCCCGACCCTCCGACCCGGACACGAACTCCTGTGTCAGCTCCACGAGCCGCTCGGTGGCCCGGGCGGAGGTCCTCGGGCGGTCCACGAGGGAGACGATCCCGTTGTCCAGGGTCAGCACCGGCTTGACGTGGAGCAGTGTCCCCAGCAGCCCCGCCAGGGTACCGATGCGCCCGCCGCGCCGCAGTTGGTCCAGATTGGGCACGGTGAAGAAGACCCCCGCCTCCTGGGTGGCCTCGTCCACGTCCTCCAGCAGTTGCTCCGGCGCCAGGCCGAAGCCGGCCGAGATCACCGCGTCCAGCACCGCGGTCCCGAGGGCGAACCCGCTGAGGTGGGAGTCCACCACGGTCACCGGGATCAGGGCGTCGCGCCCCGCGAGCCGTGCGGCCTCCACGGTGCCGGACAGCTGCCCCGAGATGTGGATCGAGATGATCTGCTCGAAGCCGGACTCCGCCAGTTCCTGGTACACCGCGCTGAAGGAGCCGGGCGAGGGCCGGGAGGTCTTGACAGCGGTGCCCGCCGCCAGCGCCAGGGGCAGCTCACGCATCAGCTCTGCCGTGCCCTCGGCGTGAATCTGCTCGCCCACCATGACGGGCATGGGCACCTGACGCAGTCCTTTGGCCAAGGGGTGCGCCAGCAGTTCAGCGGGGATGGAGGCCGAGGAGTCGGTGACGATCGCGGTACGGCCCTTGCGGGAGGGCGGCAGACCGAAGCGGACCCAGCCCGACTGCGTGCTGCGTACCTGCCGGATGTGCATGAGCATGGCGCTCTGCCACTCGGCCAGATCGGCCATGCCCGCTCCTTCCGCTAGGTCCCGCTCAGTCCCACTGCGTCCCGCTCAGTCCCGACGGGACCTCCCGGGTCATCCAGGCCCGGCCCGCGGTCCGCCGGCTGTCTTCAGACGACGATATTGACGAGCTTCGGCTCGCGCACGATCACCTTGCGTATCTCGGCACCGTCCAGGGATCGTTGCACGGCCTCGGAGGCCAACGCCAGCTGCTCGAGGTCGGCGGCGGAGATGTCCACCGGAACCTCGAGACGATCGCGGACCTTGCCCTTGACCTGCACGACGGCGGTAGCGGTCTCCTGCACCAGCAGCGCCTCGTCCACGGCAGGCCAGCCCGCACGCGCCACCGATGGCTCGTGGCCGAGCTTGGCCCACATGTCCTCAGCGGTGTACGGCGCGAACAGGCTCAGCAGGATGGCCACGGCTTCCACGGCCTCGCGGACAGCCGGGTCGCCGGCCCCCTGGCCGGGTGCTCCGGGCGTCCCGTCTATCGCCTTGCGGACGCCGTTGACGAGCTCCATGGTGCGGGCCACGACCACGTTGAACTTGTGGTCGTCCAGCAGCCGGGCTGCGTCTGCCACCGTGCGGTGGGTGAGCTGGCGCAGGGACCTCTCGCCGCCGTCGGGATCCGTGCCCGCGGCCGCACCGGAGGACTCCACGTCCTGGGCCAGTCGCCAGGCGCGGGCCAGGAACTTGGCCGAGCCACCGGGTGAGACGTCCGCCCAGTCCACATCGTCCTCCGGTGGGGAGGCGAAGATCATGGTCAGGCGGACGGCATCCACGCCGAAGGTGTCCAGCTGCTCGCCCAGGTCCACGCCGTTGCCGAGGGACTTGGACATCGCCTTGCCGCCGTTGAGTACCTGGCCCTGGTTGAGCAGTGCCTTGAAGGGCTCCGTGAAGGAGATCAGGTCCATGTCATACAGCGCCTTGGTGAAGAAGCGCGAGTACAGCAGGTGCAGGATGGCGTGCTCCACGCCGCCCACGTACTGCTCGACGGGCAGCCACCGGTCCGCGGCGGCACGGTCGAACACCTGGTCGTCGTCGTTCGGGGAGGCGAAGCGCATGTAGTACCAGGACGAGTCCACGAAGGTGTCCATGGTGTCGGTATCCCGCCGGGCGGCCCCGCCACAACGGGGGCAGGTGGTGTTGACCCAGGATTCGATGCCGGCCAGCGGAGACTTGCCCTTCGGGGCGAGCTGCTCGCCGGCGACGTCCTGCGGCAGCAGGATCGGCAGCTGATCCTCGGGGACCGGCACCTCGCCGCAGTCGGGGCAGTGCACGATCGGGATGGGCGCGCCCCAGAAGCGCTGGCGGGACAGCAGCCAGTCCCGCAGCCGGTAGTTGACGGTGCCTCGGCCGGTGCCGCGCTCGTCCAGGATCTCGATCGCCCGCGAGATGGCCTCGGCCTTGGCCAGTCCGTCCAGCTGGCCGGAGTTGACCAGCGTGCCGTCCCCGGTGGTGGCCGTCCCGGTCACCGCCGGATCCTCCTCACCGGTGTCCAGGACGCGGCGGACGTCCAGGCCCATGGTGCGGGCGAAGTCGAGGTCACGCTGATCGTGCGCCGGGACCGCCATGATGGCACCGGTGCCGTAGTCGGCCAGAACATAGTCCGAGGCCCACATCGGCAGCCTCTCACCGGTGAGCGGGTTGACAGCGTGACGGCCCAGGAAGACGCCGGTCTTGGAGCGGTCGGTGGCCTGGCGTTCGATCTCCGAGACGTTCTTGAGCCCCTCGCGGTACGTCTCGAGCGCCTCGCGGTGCTCGGCGTCCACGAGCTCCAGGGCGAGGTCCGCGTCCGCGGCGACCACCATGAAGGTGGCGCCGAACAGGGTGTCCGGGCGGGTGGTGAAGACGGTGATGTCCCGGCCCGGCTGGCCGTCCTGCCCCGCGGTGGCGGCGGTGGGCTCCACCCGGAAGTCCACATGGGCCCCCTCGGAGCGGCCGATCCAGTTCCGCTGCATGGCAAGCACGCGTTCGGGCCAGTGGCCCTCGAGCTGCTGCATGTCCTCCAGCAGGCGGTCCGCATAGTCGGTGATACGGAAGTACCACTGGTTCAGGGACTTCTTCGTGACCGGGGTGCCGCAGCGTTCGCAGGCGCCGTTGACGACCTGCTCGTTGGCCAGCACCGTCTGGTCCTTGGGGCACCAGTTGACCGGCGAGTCCTTGCGATAGGCCAGGCCTTTGGCGTGGAACTGCTGGAACAGCCACTGGGTCCACCGGTAGTACTCGGGGTCCGAGGTGTGCAGTTCGCGTGACCAGTCCGCCGAGATCCCATACCGCTGGAAGGAGGACTTCTGCGTGTCGATGTTCTTGTAGGTCCACTCCGCCGGGTGCGCGTTGCGCTTGATCGCGGCGTTCTCGGCCGGCAGCCCGAAGGAGTCCCAGCCGATGGGGTGCAGGACGTCATAGCCCTGCTGCATCCAGTACCGGGCCACCACGTCACCCATGGCGAACGCCTCGGCATGGCCCATGTGCAGGTCTCCCGAGGGGTACGGGAACATGTCCAGCACGTAGCGGCGCTCCCGGGAGCCGTCATCCAGCGGCGCGAAGGTGCGGTGCTGCTCCCAGTAACCGCCCCAGCGCTCCTCTAGCGCCGCGAACGAGTACTCCTCGGTCTCGTCCTGCTGGGGAGTACCTTGCGCTGGCTGGCTCACGGAGGTCCTGTCCTTAAATGTGGTGGTCGGAGAACGACGCCGGCCCGGTTCCCCGGGCGGTCGACGCGCCTATCCATCGTACTCCGGCGGGCCGTTCGACTCTGAATCCGGGACCGCTGCCTGACCGGTGCCGTTCAGCCCTGCTCGGCCCATCCGAGGGACCGTTGGACGGCCTTGTCCCATTGGCCCAGGAGGCGATCCCGTTCCGAGGAGGACAGTGCGGGCTCCCACCGCCGGTCCTCCCGCCACAGCCCGGCCACCTCGTCGAGGTCCCGCCAGAGTCCGGAGGCCAGGCCGGCCGCATGTGCGGCCCCGACCGCGGTGGTCTCCACGAGTTCCGGACGCACCACGGGCAGGCCGAGGATGTCCGCCTGGAACTGCATGAGGTGGTCATTGACGGTCATGCCGCCGTCCACCCGCAGCTCCTCAGGCCGGTGGCCGGCGTCCGCGACCACGGCCTCGAGGACGTCCCGGGACTGATAGGCGGTGGCCTCCAGGGCCGCCCGGGCCAGGTGGCCGGCCGTCGCGAATCCGGTGAGTCCGGCGATGAGTCCGCGGGCGTCCGGCCGCCAGTACGGCGCGTACAGACCGGAGAAGGCCGGCACGAAGAACACCCCGCCGTTGTCCTGGACCGTGGCGGCGAGGGATTCCACCTCGGCCGAGCTCCGGATGATCCCGAGGTTGTCCCGCAGCCACTGGACCAGCGACCCGGCGACTGCCACCGAGCCTTCCAGGGCGTAGTAGGCGGGTCCGTCCTCCAGCTGGTAGGCCACCGTGGTGACGAGACCGTGGTCCGAGATCTCCGGCGTCGTGCCGATGTTCTGGAGGAGGAAGCAGCCGGTGCCGTAGGTGTTCTTCACGTCTCCGCGGTTGAAGGCCGACTGGCCGAAGGTCGCGGCCTGCTGGTCGCCGAGGATGCCGCACACCGAGAGGCCGCTGAGAGGTTCGGCGCCGATGATGGTCCCGAATTCCCCCACGGAAGGGTGGATCCGCGGCAGCATGCCCGCCGCCAGCTCGGGATCGATCCCGAACAGTCCGGTGAGGTCGTCGTCCCAGTCCAGGGTCTCCAGATCCATCAGCAGGGTCCGTGAGGCGTTGGTGACGTCCGTGGCATGGACGCCGCCGTCAGGGCCGCCCGTGAGGTTCCACAGCAGCCAACTGTCCATGGTGCCGGCCCGCAGGCGGCCACTCCGTGCCAGCTCGCCGGCCTCCGGCACGTTCTCCAGGATCCAGCTGATCTTGCCGGCCGAGAAGTAGGACGCCAGGGGCAACCCGGTCCGGGCGCGCACGGCGTCCTCGTGCCCGTCCGCCTTGAGCCGGTCCATGAGCGCATCCGCCCGGGTGTCCTGCCAGACGAGCGCCCGGTGGACCGGACGCCCCGTGACCGCGTCCCACAGGACCGTCGTCTCGCGCTGGTTCGTGATCCCGACGGCGGCCACATCCGAAGTGCGCAGGCGGGCGCGGGTGAGGGCGAGGCCGGTGAGTTCGCGGGTGTTCTCCCAGATCTCCACCGGGTCGTGCTCGACCCATCCGGGGTGCGGAAAGAACTGGCGGTGTTCTCGTTGTGCGCTGGCCAGGACGGAGCCGTCCTCAGCCATGACGACCACCCTCGTCGAGGTGGTGCCCTGGTCGATGCTGATGACGGCACGGCGCGAGGCCATGGCCGTGGAGACGTCGCTGGTGGCTGGCTGCATGTCGGAAGCCTATCCACCCCCGCTCGTCCAATCCGGGTGCAACGGCGGAGCAGCACCGAGGACGCCGGCGAAAAGCTGGTTAACCTGAGGGGGTGAGCACTCCCCCGCCGACGGTCACCGCACGCCCCCTGCCCATCCGCCTCCGTGATCGCGTGGTGGTCCCCCCGGCACCCCGGGACACCTCGGTCATCACGGGCTTCTCCGCACGGACCCCGGAGCGGATCATGGTCGAGGTCCCGGACCCCGTGTCCGGCCGGCCCACGCCATTGGCGGTGTGGCACTACGCGGTGGAGTCACCGGCCGGCGACGCGCGTGTCGCCCAGCCCACCGCCGAGTCCGGCGGGTTCGGCGGGTTCGGCGGGTTCGGCGGGGACCGGACGCCGATCGTGGCCCTCCACGGGTTCCGGGGGGACCACCACGGACTGGCCCTGCTGGCGGACTGCCTGCCGGGCCTGGAGATCTTCCTTCCCGAGCTGCCCGGCTTCGGCCATTCGCCGGCCTTCCCGGACGCCCCGCACACCGTCGCCCACTATGTGACGGTCCTCGGCAGCGCCGTGGACGCACTCGGGCTGGTGCCGGGAACCTCCGCCGGCCGGCGGGCGGCCGTCCCGCCCTCCCATCTGCCCCGGCCGACGCTGCTGGGACACTCCTTCGGCTCCGTGATCGCCGCCCAGCTGGCGGCCGCCGACCCGGAGCGCTGGGACGGCCTGGTGCTCCTCAACCCCATCTGTGAACCCGCCCTGGCGGCGGACGATTCCACCTCCAAGGTCCTGATGTCCCGCATCGCGGAGGGCTATTACGAGGTCTCGGCGGCCCTGCCCGAACGGCTCGGGAGCGCCCTGCTGTCCTCGCCGCTCGTCGTCTGGATCACCGGGACCGTCATGGCCAAGACCGCGGACCGCCACACCTTGGCCTACCTGCACGACCAGCACCAGAACTACTTCTCCGCCTATGACCACCGCCAGGTCCTCGTCGAGGCCTACCGTGCCTCCACCACGGGGTCGGTCCTGGACGTGGCCGAGCAGTTGCGGCTCCCGGTGCTGCTCGTGGCCGGCGCTGACGACGAACTGGGCTCCGTGCGCGGACAGAAGAAGCTTGCCCGCCGCATCGGCAGGGCCTCCCCCCGCGCCCAGCTGGAGATCCTCGACGGAGTGGGTCACCTCATCCACTACGAGCGGGCGCCCGAAGCGGCCACGCTGATCTCGGCGTTCCGGGCGGAGCTCGGCCGGACCTGACCGCGGCACCGCAACTCTTCCTCCGGGCCGTCACCGTCCGGAACGGTACGTGAGCTTCCGGAGCAGGACCTCTGCGGGCCCGCGCCGGCCCGAGCGCTCCAGTGCATACGCCGCCACGACGGTGAGTGACCAGGTGGCGATGGCCACCACTGCTGCGGACCAGCTGGACAGATGCGCTCCCAGGCCGAACCCCCAGGCGGCCAGCAGGGGGATGAAGAGCACCGACTGCGCGAGGTAGCCACTCAGCGAGCGGCGTCCCAGTGCGACGACGGCCTGCACCGGGACGAGACGGTCAAGGCCTCGCTGCGCGAGTGCCTGGGCGACGAGGCCGAACAACGCGACATAGCCGATGCCCTGGCCGATGCCCGTCAGGAAGTGCAGGGGCGAGAACACGCTGCCCCCGGTGGCGGAGACGATGCCGCTGTGCTCCAGGACCAGCCCCACGCCGCCGAGCACGCCACAGGCGATGCCGAGGACCGCGAGACGACGCAGGAGAGGCAGGTGGCGTTCCGGTTCCTCCAGGATCCGATGCCGGGCGGCCAGCAGCCCGGCGAGGAAGGCGGTCGGCAGCGCCAGGGTCAGGAGGCCGGAGGCCAGACCGAGCACCCACATCCCGGTGCGATACAGCGCCGAGAGCACATAGTCGGGCTCGGCCATACTCAGCCGCTGCAGATCGGCCGGAACCACCCCGGCCGCAGCGGTGGGCGCCAGGAGCACGCCGAGGGTGGAGATGAGCGCCCCGAGGGCGGAGAGGGACAGCAATACGACGATCCAGACGCGCAGCGTGCGGTCACTGCGCCCCAGGAACAGCGGCACGAGTATCAGTCCGAGCAGGCCATAGGTGCCCAGGATGTCCCCCTGCCACAGCAACACCGCATGCAGCGCCCCGAACACGATCATCCACCGGTGTCGGCGTCCCAGCAGGCGGCGCACCTGCGGCTCACCGACCCCGCGGGCACGCTGTCTCGAGTACATCTGTCCGATCCCGTAGGCGAACAGGAACGCGAACATCGTGTGGGTGCGTGCATCGACGGCGATGATCGTCATCACCTGGGCCCAGCGATCGACGGCGCCTCCCACGATGGGATGCATGCCCGAGACGCCCGCCGGCAGGTGGTACAGGAACCACGGAACGTGGGCGAGGGCGATGAACAGCAGCATCAGGCCGCGGGCGAGATCAGGGGCCAGCGCGCGGGCACTGAGCGGGGTGGTGGTGGCTCGTTCTGGCGGTTGGGGCAGGGTGTGGGCGCTCACGGCGCCTGAAGGGTCATTCACTGCAGTCCTCCACGTTCTGGAGCGGTGGGAGCCATGCTGATCACCGCCGTCCGGTACACTGTGCTAGCTCCAGAGAACAATGTAGCACAGCGTACCGGTACGGCGTACTAGTGATGGTGGGTCCTGGCGGCCCGACCGGGGAAAGGACCTCATGAACGACACCCGCGATCGCATCGTGACAGCCGCAACGGCCATCGTGGTCGAAGGCTTGGAGACCCGTCCCAGCGTGCGCGCCGTGGCGGCTCGGGCCGGCGTGGGCGCGAGCACCTTGCGCCACCACTTCCCCACGCAGCGTGAACTCCTCGAAACCGTGTGGCAGAAGATGTTCTCGGATCAGTACCCGGACGAGCGCATCCACGACACGTCCCTCCCGGCACGGGAACGGCTCCTGGAATGCCTGATGAACCTGCTGACACCCATCGGTGAGGGAGGCCAGGCCCGGGAATTCTGGGTTCAGTTGCTCCGCAGTTTCGAGGGGATCGTCTCGAACACCCGGACCAAATCCGCTTTGGCAGACTTCAGCCGCGGCGCGGACGCCCGAGTCGAGTCCTGGCTGGACGTGCTCGACTCAGAGGGCGCCGTGGCCCCCGGTGACAGATCCCGCCAGGTTCTGTTCCTGCTCACCGTCATCGACGGTCTCGCGATCGGGCGTGCCATGCCCGCGTCCGGCGACCTGGACCGCAGGAGGGAACGGGGTGTGCTGGAGGACGCCATCGATGCGGTGGTGACGCCGTAGAGCCGAGGACCGGACTGATCCCACGGCAGGCCTACTACGGAAGGTCGAAGGGGTCGATCCGCAGCCGGACAGGTTCAGTCAGGCGCCGCGCACTCGAGGCGGATCGGGCCGCCCGCAGAGCATCGATGACACTCCGTGCCGCGCCGTAGGGGAAGAACAACAGCGCCCGGTGACGCAGCGGTTCGGCATGGCCGGCGCGTCCCGGGCCGCCGCCAGCACCGCCCGGTCCCTCACCGCCAGTCCAGTCCTCCACCGGCACGGGTCCGATCCACGGCAGGTCCGTGGAGGTGCCCGGCAGTTCCACGAGGTCCATGAACGCCGTCACCGCGTTCGCCGGCCCCGACACCTCGGCCATGCGGACGGCGGGCGGCAGGTGCAGCTCCCGCCGCTCGGCCAGCTGGCGCGAGGCGTACCCGGCGGGGTCCATGCGCACGAGGGCCCCCACCACGTCGTCCTGGGAGGCCGTGACCACCACCACTCCCCCGTCCTGGCGTGACCGCACCAGGGCCGCCGCCGCGAACCAGCGGGACAGGACCTGTGCCGGGGTGCGCAGCCCCTCGCGCTGCAGCTGCGAGTCTCCGTCCAGCAGCAGTGCCGTGGCGTAGCCCCCCGGCGCCACGGGCTCAGCGCCGATCGTGGCGACCACGAGGGCCGGAGTGTCATCCACGGTGGCGAGGATGTGGTCCCCGGAGGAGGAGAGCACCGGGGTGTTCGGAAACGCGCGTCCGAGTTCCTCGGCAGTCCGGTCCACGCCGCGGGAGCCGGCCCGCAGCCGCGAGGAGTCGCATTCCGGGCACTCGAAGTGCCGCTCGCGCCGTCCGCACCACCGGCAGGCGGCCTCATTGCGGGCTGAAGCGGTACGGTCCGGGAATCCCAACGGGCCGGTGCAATGGCGGCAGCGGGCCGGGGTCCCGCAATCCCGGCAGATCAGCGCGGGGATGAAGCCGCTCCGGCCGACCTGCACCAGGACCGGCCCGGGAGTGCCGTGCTGACCCTCCAGTCCTTCTCGCGCGGCCTTCCATGCTGCCTGTGGCA of Citricoccus sp. K5 contains these proteins:
- the leuS gene encoding leucine--tRNA ligase, translating into MSQPAQGTPQQDETEEYSFAALEERWGGYWEQHRTFAPLDDGSRERRYVLDMFPYPSGDLHMGHAEAFAMGDVVARYWMQQGYDVLHPIGWDSFGLPAENAAIKRNAHPAEWTYKNIDTQKSSFQRYGISADWSRELHTSDPEYYRWTQWLFQQFHAKGLAYRKDSPVNWCPKDQTVLANEQVVNGACERCGTPVTKKSLNQWYFRITDYADRLLEDMQQLEGHWPERVLAMQRNWIGRSEGAHVDFRVEPTAATAGQDGQPGRDITVFTTRPDTLFGATFMVVAADADLALELVDAEHREALETYREGLKNVSEIERQATDRSKTGVFLGRHAVNPLTGERLPMWASDYVLADYGTGAIMAVPAHDQRDLDFARTMGLDVRRVLDTGEEDPAVTGTATTGDGTLVNSGQLDGLAKAEAISRAIEILDERGTGRGTVNYRLRDWLLSRQRFWGAPIPIVHCPDCGEVPVPEDQLPILLPQDVAGEQLAPKGKSPLAGIESWVNTTCPRCGGAARRDTDTMDTFVDSSWYYMRFASPNDDDQVFDRAAADRWLPVEQYVGGVEHAILHLLYSRFFTKALYDMDLISFTEPFKALLNQGQVLNGGKAMSKSLGNGVDLGEQLDTFGVDAVRLTMIFASPPEDDVDWADVSPGGSAKFLARAWRLAQDVESSGAAAGTDPDGGERSLRQLTHRTVADAARLLDDHKFNVVVARTMELVNGVRKAIDGTPGAPGQGAGDPAVREAVEAVAILLSLFAPYTAEDMWAKLGHEPSVARAGWPAVDEALLVQETATAVVQVKGKVRDRLEVPVDISAADLEQLALASEAVQRSLDGAEIRKVIVREPKLVNIVV
- a CDS encoding ComEA family DNA-binding protein, giving the protein MGRHNHPLSDPDEDDWEEPPPPAPLWRTRVVRSAVLLLAVVAGTWWAVGWLTSPAGPGGPGAPVATSVEDSPPGSADPAPPGPAAGAASPGATAPPGQGTEDRASSSGSDAGRAGTEETVTVHVAGEVQDPGLVGLPAGARVDDALQAAGGPTVDAALDLLNLAAPAVDGSQILVPGPDGLAGGAAGAAGAGVPLPGEGANGGSGVGPEAAGAVNLNTSDVTALEQLPGIGPALAGRIVEHRDQVGPFGSLEDLDAVSGIGPAMMERLDGLVTW
- a CDS encoding DegV family protein is translated as MADLAEWQSAMLMHIRQVRSTQSGWVRFGLPPSRKGRTAIVTDSSASIPAELLAHPLAKGLRQVPMPVMVGEQIHAEGTAELMRELPLALAAGTAVKTSRPSPGSFSAVYQELAESGFEQIISIHISGQLSGTVEAARLAGRDALIPVTVVDSHLSGFALGTAVLDAVISAGFGLAPEQLLEDVDEATQEAGVFFTVPNLDQLRRGGRIGTLAGLLGTLLHVKPVLTLDNGIVSLVDRPRTSARATERLVELTQEFVSGSEGRGERIAVHGFGNEPAAHELAGRLQGLSAMPVPVIRLPAVLAAHLGLGVLGVTLNPMAPAQRHH
- a CDS encoding ComEC/Rec2 family competence protein, with translation MVQARGSVPAAVDLRLVPAVVLTLAVCLAIPQIPYDAALVLPWVLAFSALVATGLMMWASSGQGQGQGQGQGQGQATGQGQAQIPDQGLRPGEAPARHPARRHGRTIAITALAAIALWIAAVAAVQAVGDRAPVRDSGWEDAVAAERPLRLSGEAAGPAVLRTGTFGDSWHLTVAVQAFGHPSREIPGGAEVVVSGGSHWEGMESGAAVCFTASPEAERGTVFARASTAPQAGSCSDDTGVPGLDGAPTGRDIVRAAVQQAAAGTVGTAPQLLPGLILGDRSAQEPALDESMKTSGLSHLSAVSGANCTLIAGAVTMALRSVRVRRPVVLGAVLGVLVVFVIVVGPEPSVIRAAVMGALGAWAVFFGRGRQALPLLCLAACVLLCWQPGLAGEPAFQLSLAATAGIVLAARPVEQWLTAVLRRVLPGPVAGILSAALAVTVTAQVACQPILVGMTGEFSAYSVPANLLAAPLVPFVTVPGTFAAALAVPWPGLAAAVFWVVGWPAAGIGWIASEVSGWPGALHAWPEGPLGAGLVSMHVAAALALLWLLMRWERSRPARVRRLGVHGRPRPAPVGQLRWSLAAAWTTVCAAAGSQLGLVIAPPSGSLPDDWSLAACDVGQGDMLVLRTGERAAMVVDTGPDPAAATTCLDLIGVDRVDLLVLSHLHQDHAGAAADIVGCCSPIEVLYSTMESTPGPGVPAGARQPVPGETGRAGDRPASGYWVDWTVLEADPEAGNENDASLQMTATVHTPEGDYTVLLTGDMEEEASRALLGQDVLPEAVDVLKVAHHGARNGGLDVVRAVDPALSVVQVGRDNGYGHPHPSVIGELERHGPVIRTDQHGTTVVSLRDGELVPTLTGARAPEVSGTRPAGGGG